In a genomic window of Nodosilinea sp. E11:
- the arsB gene encoding ACR3 family arsenite efflux transporter: protein MSTNQPHATPNPKAYNAGGQLSFFERYLTVWVALCILAGIALGRLFPGVAVALDRMSVYQVSVPIAVCLFFMMYPIMVKIDFSQAQRAAQTPKPVLLTLVVNWLIKPFTMVLFAQFFLGGIFRPLLTSTEMIRGGEIALADSYIAGTILLGIAPCTAMVLMWGYLSFSNQGLTLVMVAINSLAMLFLYAPLGRWLLAANNLAVPWQTIVLSVLIYVGLPLLAGAVSRSWILRHRGRAWFDQVFLKYLSPVATIALLTTLVLLFAFKGDLIVRHPLHILLIAVPLFIQTNFIFLITYVTGQKLGLVYEDAAPAALIGASNHFEVAIATAVTLFGLNSGAALATVVGVLIEVPVMLMLVEVCKRTAFWFPREPEKATLPDPRCLRPLG from the coding sequence ATGTCAACGAATCAACCCCATGCCACCCCCAACCCAAAAGCCTATAACGCTGGGGGACAGTTGAGCTTTTTTGAACGTTACCTGACGGTGTGGGTGGCGCTTTGCATTCTGGCAGGCATCGCCCTCGGACGCCTGTTTCCGGGGGTAGCCGTCGCCCTGGATCGAATGAGCGTCTACCAGGTGTCGGTGCCCATTGCCGTCTGTCTCTTTTTCATGATGTACCCCATCATGGTGAAGATCGATTTTTCTCAAGCGCAGCGGGCCGCCCAAACCCCCAAACCGGTGCTATTGACCCTGGTGGTGAACTGGCTGATTAAGCCCTTCACTATGGTGCTGTTTGCTCAGTTCTTTTTGGGGGGGATCTTTCGTCCTCTACTAACGAGCACCGAAATGATTCGCGGTGGCGAAATTGCCTTAGCCGATTCCTACATTGCCGGGACAATTTTGTTAGGCATTGCCCCCTGCACCGCCATGGTGCTGATGTGGGGCTATCTCTCGTTTAGCAACCAGGGGCTGACCTTGGTGATGGTAGCCATCAACTCTCTGGCTATGCTGTTTCTCTATGCGCCCTTGGGACGGTGGCTGTTGGCCGCCAACAATCTGGCGGTACCCTGGCAGACCATTGTGCTATCGGTGCTGATTTATGTGGGGTTGCCCCTGCTGGCGGGGGCGGTCTCCCGCAGCTGGATTTTGCGCCACCGGGGAAGGGCCTGGTTTGACCAGGTGTTTCTCAAATACCTGAGCCCAGTGGCGACGATCGCGCTGTTGACCACCCTGGTGCTGCTGTTTGCCTTTAAGGGCGATTTGATTGTTCGTCACCCGCTGCATATTCTGCTGATCGCAGTGCCCTTGTTTATTCAGACCAACTTCATTTTTCTGATCACCTATGTGACTGGGCAAAAGCTCGGGCTGGTCTATGAGGATGCAGCCCCAGCGGCATTGATTGGGGCGAGTAACCACTTTGAGGTGGCGATCGCCACCGCCGTTACCCTGTTTGGTCTCAACTCTGGAGCCGCCCTGGCCACCGTCGTTGGCGTACTGATCGAAGTGCCGGTCATGCTCATGCTGGTGGAGGTGTGCAAGCGTACCGCCTTTTGGTTTCCCCGAGAGCCTGAAAAGGCTACTCTCCCCGATCCCCGCTGCCTCAGACCCCTCGGGTAA
- a CDS encoding ArnT family glycosyltransferase: protein MSSLSMRSLPNPPTQRFSATLSKSALAPYLVLSLWVGLLLLLRSPLQSLMPHDEGWYAQQARWIVTTGDWVTQQWWGEPIHDRMMGIQWLIAASYKLFGVSEWAARLPGAIACWGAVMLTYRIGRQCLTASIGFWGAAILAATPIWMQASRLAIQDVPLTALELLGIWALLQAEASPRRRFGWGLLAGTTVGLGFMLKSIMVIPVVAALVPYLVLDHRRHRHLLNPGLYLGLGLGLVPAIAWLALSVQRYGSLPLERTFGLLLNLAQEAFHDAGPLYYFWNIPANAFPWPFLAVPGVWLGWRSPYRRKGLWLGYPLVLFGLLTLFKTRTWYYPLQLLPFVALLAALTLTTLGQSYAARPQPQWVKGLSLGLGGLGAVLVGAAGVALLWPQRFPLDHLSSYALLALAGGLGWLVPLGVYWRDRRTDQRHPARWQGGWLLGPWGVIAMLYATGLWGNYNPDVKLAMITPPLQAIVAEHPINAVFRSVSGADEDAVLLTFYTPQPGVATDDWRTLPSGSYAWVASIDLAELPADTARLGQVRGWVLVQLP, encoded by the coding sequence TTGTCCAGCCTATCTATGCGATCGCTCCCCAACCCCCCAACCCAGCGGTTTAGCGCCACCTTGAGTAAATCGGCGCTGGCCCCCTACCTGGTGCTCAGCCTGTGGGTGGGTCTGCTGCTGCTGCTGCGCAGCCCCTTGCAAAGCCTGATGCCCCACGATGAGGGGTGGTATGCCCAGCAGGCCCGGTGGATCGTGACGACGGGGGATTGGGTTACTCAACAGTGGTGGGGCGAACCGATACACGATCGCATGATGGGCATTCAGTGGCTGATTGCAGCCTCCTACAAGCTGTTTGGGGTCAGTGAATGGGCGGCGCGACTGCCCGGCGCGATCGCCTGCTGGGGGGCGGTGATGCTCACCTACCGCATTGGGCGGCAGTGCCTGACGGCATCGATTGGGTTTTGGGGGGCCGCCATTCTTGCCGCCACCCCGATCTGGATGCAGGCCTCGCGGTTGGCCATTCAAGATGTGCCCCTGACCGCTCTCGAACTGCTGGGCATTTGGGCTTTGCTGCAAGCCGAAGCCAGCCCCCGCCGGCGCTTTGGCTGGGGGCTGCTGGCGGGCACCACCGTGGGCCTGGGCTTTATGCTCAAGAGCATTATGGTAATTCCGGTGGTGGCAGCCCTGGTGCCCTACCTGGTGTTAGACCATCGCCGCCACCGTCATTTGCTTAACCCCGGCCTCTATCTAGGCTTGGGGTTGGGTCTGGTACCGGCGATCGCCTGGCTAGCCCTCAGTGTTCAGCGCTACGGTTCCCTCCCCCTAGAGCGCACCTTTGGTCTGTTGCTCAACCTCGCCCAGGAAGCGTTTCACGACGCTGGGCCTTTGTATTATTTCTGGAATATTCCAGCCAATGCTTTTCCCTGGCCATTTTTGGCGGTGCCGGGGGTGTGGCTGGGGTGGCGATCGCCCTACCGGCGCAAGGGGCTGTGGCTGGGCTATCCCCTAGTGCTATTTGGGCTGCTGACCCTGTTTAAAACCCGCACCTGGTACTATCCCCTGCAACTGCTGCCCTTTGTCGCTCTGCTGGCCGCCTTGACCCTAACCACCCTGGGGCAGAGCTATGCTGCGCGCCCTCAGCCCCAGTGGGTTAAGGGGTTGAGCCTAGGTTTGGGTGGCCTGGGCGCGGTGCTCGTAGGGGCTGCTGGGGTGGCCCTGCTATGGCCCCAAAGGTTTCCCTTAGATCACCTCAGCAGCTATGCCCTGTTAGCCCTGGCTGGGGGGTTGGGCTGGCTGGTGCCCCTGGGGGTCTACTGGCGCGATCGCCGCACTGATCAGCGCCATCCGGCCCGCTGGCAGGGGGGCTGGCTACTGGGGCCGTGGGGGGTAATTGCTATGCTCTATGCCACCGGGCTGTGGGGCAACTACAACCCCGATGTCAAACTGGCGATGATCACGCCACCGCTGCAAGCGATTGTGGCAGAACACCCCATTAATGCGGTGTTTCGCTCGGTCAGCGGAGCCGATGAAGATGCGGTGCTGCTCACGTTTTACACCCCCCAGCCCGGCGTCGCGACCGACGACTGGCGCACGCTGCCCTCTGGCAGCTACGCCTGGGTAGCCTCGATCGATTTGGCCGAGCTGCCTGCCGACACGGCCCGCCTGGGGCAGGTGCGCGGCTGGGTGTTGGTGCAACTGCCTTAG
- a CDS encoding methyltransferase domain-containing protein produces the protein MASIDRHNQEMLKNAEAWQQKPALRAIYQTFHRAIAAHLAPISQPTVELGSGVADIQRVIPGCIRTDIFPNPWIDRVENAYALSFAADSLANLILFDVFHHLRYPGTALQEFWRVLAPGGRVILFEPCVSLLGLLVYGVLHPEPLALNQAIEWQAPPAWQANQLDYYAAQGNASRIFLRAHLKFDLQGFHLIKTQRYAAISYVASGGYSKPQLYPNDWMPLMAAIDRLCNHVPWILATRLLVVLEKPV, from the coding sequence TTGGCAAGCATCGATCGGCACAATCAAGAAATGCTCAAGAATGCTGAGGCTTGGCAGCAAAAGCCAGCCCTCAGGGCCATCTACCAGACCTTCCACCGGGCGATCGCTGCCCACCTGGCCCCGATTTCCCAGCCCACTGTCGAACTGGGCTCGGGCGTAGCCGACATTCAACGGGTGATTCCGGGCTGTATCCGCACTGACATTTTTCCGAACCCCTGGATTGATCGAGTGGAAAATGCCTACGCGCTCTCCTTTGCCGCAGATAGCCTGGCCAACCTGATTCTCTTTGATGTGTTTCATCACCTGCGCTACCCTGGCACTGCTCTGCAAGAATTTTGGCGGGTGCTGGCCCCCGGCGGGCGAGTAATTTTGTTTGAACCCTGCGTCAGCCTGCTCGGGCTATTGGTCTACGGCGTACTGCATCCCGAGCCGCTGGCGCTGAACCAGGCGATTGAGTGGCAGGCTCCCCCAGCCTGGCAAGCCAATCAGCTCGACTACTATGCTGCCCAGGGCAACGCCAGCCGAATTTTTCTTCGAGCACATCTAAAGTTCGATCTGCAAGGTTTTCACCTGATCAAAACCCAGCGCTATGCGGCAATTTCCTATGTGGCCTCGGGTGGTTACTCCAAACCCCAGCTGTATCCCAACGATTGGATGCCGCTGATGGCGGCGATCGATCGCCTCTGTAACCATGTCCCCTGGATCTTGGCTACCCGCCTGCTGGTCGTTCTAGAGAAGCCCGTCTAG
- a CDS encoding DUF1176 domain-containing protein, translating into MNHTQRLTLATLAMFAIAACNAPAPPAPAEPESGQLPADEVIFQTVYDQVESLDLCDGFFQPEVTQAESQVYALGDWALVELVCAQAAYQLVYAYVAYQADGSWQPLSLDGFAPDETGAFGRTSETTVGGLATFDPEPGVLTIFSKARGLGDCGSLADYRWSEGRLELETFRYQACSATAEEFVEPGDYPQIYP; encoded by the coding sequence GTGAACCACACCCAGCGCCTGACCCTTGCGACCTTGGCTATGTTTGCGATCGCCGCCTGCAATGCCCCGGCCCCCCCCGCCCCCGCCGAGCCCGAGTCGGGCCAACTGCCCGCCGATGAGGTGATCTTTCAGACCGTCTACGACCAGGTCGAAAGCCTCGATTTGTGCGACGGCTTCTTTCAGCCCGAGGTCACCCAAGCCGAGTCTCAGGTCTATGCCCTGGGCGATTGGGCCTTGGTCGAACTGGTCTGCGCCCAAGCGGCCTACCAGCTGGTCTATGCCTACGTCGCCTACCAGGCCGATGGCTCGTGGCAACCGCTGAGCCTAGACGGCTTCGCCCCCGACGAAACTGGAGCCTTTGGGCGCACCAGCGAAACCACCGTGGGAGGATTGGCTACCTTTGATCCTGAGCCGGGGGTCTTGACCATCTTTAGCAAGGCGCGCGGCCTAGGAGACTGTGGCTCTCTCGCCGACTATCGCTGGTCTGAGGGCAGGCTAGAGCTAGAAACCTTTCGCTATCAAGCATGCAGCGCCACCGCAGAGGAGTTTGTCGAACCCGGCGACTATCCGCAGATTTACCCCTAA